From the genome of Psychroserpens ponticola, one region includes:
- a CDS encoding N-acetylmuramoyl-L-alanine amidase: MINYIFYTIVSLGCAYLIYQLVLKAQKTFQFNRFFLLGTLLLSLMAPIMEINVLDTMPSITEISLEPSEVSVVSHEILEGVTVAEIQKPKYSIFYILWYVYLTISICFAIRFIKNIFGIIKLTKRSHGRIGSLKLVETNDGKNASSFFNYLFINTESLKDKCYSDSMIQHELVHCNQWHTLDVIVLELLLCAFWFNPFIWFYRMAIVQNHEFIADGNTVQSGIDIINYSQIIIHSSHKEYRVPLTSGFNFIQIKNRITMLHQSQSSVLKRTLKITAALLLFASVFMFSSFKDLKEPLIVVVDAGHGGKDPGNLNEKDIVLRISKQLSKMSNEKIKIITIRDKDKFWSLEDRVNFINDKNADLVISLHTNAYKDTSVGGVEAYYYDKNNYGKKSHDYSKILLQNQLHLFSSKRKIKQAGFYILKNVNCPAVLLELGFITNEKDKAILTNGENQKAIAKSLFKSLLEIRATK; this comes from the coding sequence ATGATTAACTACATTTTTTATACAATCGTAAGTTTAGGCTGTGCTTATTTAATATATCAACTAGTCTTAAAAGCACAAAAGACATTTCAGTTTAATCGTTTTTTCCTTTTAGGAACACTACTTCTCAGTTTGATGGCACCAATTATGGAGATTAATGTTTTAGATACGATGCCAAGTATTACTGAAATCTCCTTAGAACCTTCAGAAGTAAGTGTTGTTTCCCATGAGATATTAGAAGGAGTTACAGTGGCTGAAATTCAAAAGCCTAAATACTCAATATTTTACATTTTGTGGTATGTATATCTTACGATATCAATTTGTTTTGCAATTAGATTTATAAAAAACATATTCGGAATTATTAAGCTCACAAAACGAAGTCATGGACGTATTGGAAGCTTGAAATTAGTAGAAACTAATGATGGAAAAAATGCTTCAAGTTTTTTTAATTATCTATTTATTAATACTGAATCTTTAAAAGATAAGTGTTATTCAGATTCTATGATTCAACATGAGCTTGTGCATTGCAATCAATGGCATACTTTAGATGTTATTGTATTAGAATTATTGTTATGCGCATTTTGGTTTAATCCATTTATTTGGTTTTATAGAATGGCTATAGTTCAAAATCATGAATTTATTGCAGATGGTAATACAGTTCAATCTGGTATTGATATTATAAATTATTCACAAATCATTATTCATTCAAGTCATAAGGAATACCGCGTTCCATTAACTAGCGGATTTAATTTCATTCAAATCAAAAATAGAATTACTATGTTACATCAATCACAATCATCAGTATTAAAACGAACCTTAAAAATCACAGCTGCACTGTTGCTATTTGCAAGTGTTTTTATGTTTAGCTCCTTCAAAGATTTAAAAGAACCATTAATTGTAGTTGTAGATGCTGGACATGGTGGTAAAGATCCAGGGAATTTAAATGAAAAAGATATTGTGCTTAGAATTTCGAAACAGCTATCAAAAATGAGTAATGAAAAAATTAAGATCATAACAATTAGAGACAAAGATAAGTTTTGGTCTCTTGAAGATCGTGTGAATTTTATTAATGATAAAAATGCAGATTTAGTTATTAGTTTGCATACTAATGCCTATAAAGACACTTCTGTAGGAGGTGTTGAAGCTTATTATTATGATAAAAATAATTATGGTAAAAAATCACATGATTACAGTAAAATTTTACTTCAAAACCAATTGCATTTATTTTCTAGTAAAAGAAAAATTAAACAAGCGGGTTTTTATATCCTCAAAAATGTGAATTGTCCTGCGGTGTTATTAGAACTTGGATTTATAACTAATGAAAAAGACAAGGCCATCTTAACTAACGGAGAAAATCAGAAGGCTATTGCGAAATCTTTATTTAAAAGTTTATTAGAGATACGAGCAACGAAATAG
- a CDS encoding PepSY-associated TM helix domain-containing protein: protein MKKKNKSLAKSTRWYRKSHRFVAIILLLFIVIMSVTGLLLTWKDELELKPSTTNIAANGRPLISLAEIEQNAVHFIDSLKLSKTINRIDYRPRKGIAKVRFEEHFTELQIDCYTGAIISQKTRTADIIEMIHDGSIVGYLFKSEGKPTKLFYSTCIAFGLLFLSFSGFWLWLKPKQIKNNKSKLSKL from the coding sequence GTGAAAAAGAAAAACAAATCTTTAGCAAAATCTACTCGTTGGTATCGCAAATCGCATCGTTTTGTTGCCATTATTTTATTGCTCTTTATTGTTATAATGAGTGTCACAGGATTGCTACTTACCTGGAAAGATGAATTAGAATTAAAACCTTCAACAACAAATATTGCAGCAAATGGAAGGCCCTTAATTTCTCTTGCTGAAATTGAACAAAATGCTGTACATTTTATAGACAGTTTAAAGCTTTCTAAAACTATAAATAGAATTGATTATAGACCAAGAAAAGGCATTGCTAAAGTTAGGTTTGAAGAGCATTTTACTGAATTACAAATCGATTGCTACACTGGAGCAATTATTTCGCAAAAAACTAGAACTGCAGATATTATTGAGATGATTCATGATGGTTCAATTGTTGGCTATTTATTTAAATCTGAAGGAAAACCAACAAAATTATTTTACTCAACATGTATTGCTTTTGGCTTATTATTTCTATCGTTTAGCGGCTTTTGGTTATGGTTAAAACCTAAGCAGATTAAAAATAACAAAAGCAAATTATCAAAACTATAG
- a CDS encoding DUF6265 family protein, with protein sequence MKYIVILYFAFTLTTVAQNDLQLEPKLENCAWIAGNWKGEAFGGQTEENWSEPSGGSMMATFKLINDDKVSFYEIEIIREVENTLVLQLKHFDSDLKGWETKNETVDFPLKEITATKVIFEGMTFEKISHNEMNVFVDIENEEGDIQIVTFNYKKK encoded by the coding sequence ATGAAGTACATTGTTATCTTATACTTTGCTTTTACGTTAACTACAGTAGCGCAAAATGACCTACAATTAGAACCTAAATTAGAAAATTGCGCTTGGATTGCTGGCAATTGGAAAGGCGAAGCTTTTGGTGGACAAACTGAAGAAAATTGGAGCGAACCTTCAGGTGGTTCCATGATGGCAACATTTAAACTCATAAATGATGATAAAGTCTCTTTTTATGAAATTGAAATTATAAGAGAGGTTGAAAACACATTAGTGCTTCAGTTAAAACATTTTGATAGCGACCTTAAAGGTTGGGAAACTAAAAACGAAACTGTAGATTTTCCATTAAAAGAAATTACTGCTACTAAAGTTATTTTTGAAGGCATGACTTTTGAAAAAATTAGCCATAATGAAATGAATGTGTTTGTTGATATAGAAAATGAAGAAGGTGATATTCAAATTGTAACATTTAATTACAAAAAGAAATAA
- a CDS encoding BlaI/MecI/CopY family transcriptional regulator — MKDIVEQFPEPKPAYTTISTLLKRMCDKDYIGFERLGRDKQYHPILKKNEYFSTQVNGMITHFFNDSKSQFASFFTKNADLSMQELEDLQELLQQKINQKKSK, encoded by the coding sequence ATGAAAGATATTGTTGAGCAATTCCCTGAGCCTAAACCAGCTTACACGACTATTTCTACACTTTTAAAGCGTATGTGTGATAAAGATTACATAGGTTTTGAACGCTTAGGAAGAGATAAACAATATCATCCAATTTTGAAAAAAAATGAGTATTTCTCAACTCAAGTTAATGGAATGATCACGCATTTTTTTAATGATTCTAAATCGCAGTTTGCTTCTTTTTTTACTAAAAATGCTGATTTATCTATGCAAGAATTAGAAGATCTTCAGGAATTATTACAACAGAAAATTAATCAAAAAAAGTCTAAATGA
- the ric gene encoding iron-sulfur cluster repair di-iron protein, whose amino-acid sequence METLEKYTEVEIGQFVAEDYRTAAIFSKYKIDFCCNGNRTINEACEKKGIDSKILIDEINSILNSKGAETIDYKSWPIDLLVDYIEKKHHRYVEEKTPILRQFLDKLCRVHGERHPELLKINELFTASTVELASHMKKEELILFPFIKQLVKGKLKNIAVQSPQFGTIESPIAMMMQEHDNEGERFRKIAELTENYNPPADACNTYRVTFAMLDEFEKDLHLHIHLENNILFPEAIKLEKSYS is encoded by the coding sequence ATGGAAACATTAGAAAAATACACAGAAGTAGAGATTGGACAATTTGTAGCAGAAGACTACAGAACAGCAGCAATTTTTTCGAAATACAAAATTGATTTTTGTTGTAATGGTAATAGAACAATCAATGAAGCTTGTGAAAAAAAAGGCATTGACAGCAAAATCTTAATAGACGAAATTAATTCTATTTTAAATTCTAAAGGAGCAGAAACTATTGACTATAAATCGTGGCCAATAGATTTATTAGTTGATTATATTGAAAAGAAACATCACAGATATGTTGAAGAAAAAACACCAATTCTAAGACAGTTTTTAGATAAGCTATGTCGTGTTCATGGTGAACGTCATCCAGAATTGTTAAAAATCAATGAATTATTTACAGCTTCAACCGTTGAGCTAGCTTCTCATATGAAAAAAGAAGAACTCATACTCTTTCCGTTTATAAAACAATTAGTAAAAGGCAAATTAAAAAACATAGCTGTACAATCACCACAATTTGGCACAATAGAAAGCCCAATCGCGATGATGATGCAAGAACATGATAATGAAGGTGAGCGTTTTAGAAAAATAGCAGAACTTACAGAAAATTACAATCCACCAGCAGATGCCTGTAATACTTATAGAGTTACCTTTGCAATGCTAGACGAATTTGAAAAAGATTTACACTTACATATTCATTTAGAAAATAATATCCTTTTTCCGGAAGCTATAAAACTGGAAAAATCATATAGTTAA
- a CDS encoding nuclear transport factor 2 family protein: MKTIPCFLAFLGTIFIINAQSNTEVFLFDLEANSSKIEVKNAKNLSNNEGYDNQPSFLNDRYILFASTRNGQTDIAKYDTRYGSKSWLNATEGGEYTPLKHPINNEISAVRLDKDGKQRLYSYSGSNGESTVLIKNLVVAYYTWYDEHTIVSAVIENDNLNLFVSNLQDGTNTKYATSVGRSFHRIPNSNLVSFISKDNENQWQIKSLNPKTGAIKVIANTLEGIEDICWLDGKTLLSGKESTLFKLRLQRDNNWKQITDLNSDGITKITRLAVNSESNKLLIAGDISPKTEAIDATKDTSNTEKTETKTSTSTSEVEAIVQRNLDAYNARDIDAFMKDYAADVKLYAYPNTLQTDGKEAMRKSYKDWFDNVKDLRAFVKKRIVIGNKVIDEEQVTANGKIRNAVAIYEIENGKIVTVTFIQ, encoded by the coding sequence ATGAAAACAATACCTTGCTTCCTAGCCTTCTTGGGAACAATCTTTATTATTAATGCGCAATCTAACACTGAAGTTTTCTTATTCGATTTAGAAGCTAATTCTTCAAAAATTGAAGTTAAAAACGCAAAAAACTTATCAAATAATGAAGGTTATGACAATCAGCCTTCTTTTTTAAACGATAGATATATTTTGTTTGCGTCAACTAGAAATGGACAAACTGACATTGCAAAATATGATACGCGTTATGGATCAAAATCTTGGTTAAATGCTACTGAAGGAGGAGAATATACACCGCTTAAACATCCTATTAATAATGAAATTTCAGCAGTGCGTTTAGATAAAGACGGAAAACAACGCTTATATTCTTATAGTGGTAGCAATGGTGAATCTACAGTACTTATCAAAAATTTAGTTGTGGCTTATTACACTTGGTATGATGAACACACTATTGTTTCTGCAGTTATAGAAAATGATAATCTTAACTTATTTGTAAGTAATCTTCAAGATGGAACGAACACAAAATATGCAACTAGTGTTGGTCGCTCTTTTCACAGAATTCCAAACTCTAATCTTGTGAGTTTTATTTCTAAAGACAATGAAAATCAATGGCAAATAAAATCACTGAATCCCAAAACTGGAGCCATAAAAGTGATTGCAAATACGCTTGAAGGTATTGAAGACATTTGCTGGCTAGACGGAAAAACTTTACTTTCAGGTAAAGAGAGTACCTTATTCAAATTACGCCTTCAAAGAGATAATAATTGGAAGCAAATTACCGATTTAAATTCTGATGGAATTACTAAAATCACACGTTTAGCGGTTAATTCAGAATCTAACAAACTGCTTATTGCTGGAGATATTAGTCCGAAAACTGAAGCTATAGATGCTACAAAAGACACTTCTAATACCGAAAAAACTGAAACAAAAACCTCTACAAGTACGTCAGAAGTTGAAGCTATAGTTCAAAGAAATCTCGATGCTTATAACGCTAGAGATATAGATGCTTTTATGAAAGATTATGCTGCTGATGTGAAATTATATGCCTATCCGAACACCTTACAAACTGATGGTAAAGAAGCCATGCGAAAAAGCTATAAAGATTGGTTTGACAATGTTAAAGATTTAAGAGCTTTCGTAAAAAAACGAATTGTAATTGGCAATAAAGTGATCGATGAAGAGCAAGTTACAGCTAATGGAAAAATACGAAATGCTGTTGCCATTTACGAAATAGAAAATGGAAAAATAGTTACAGTTACATTCATTCAATAA
- a CDS encoding acyl-CoA dehydrogenase family protein, translating into MEATENNILRGGQFLVKETKCEDVFTPEDFSEEQKMMKDAVMEFNDREIIPHKPRFEAKDYALTEDVMRKAGELGFLGVAVPEAYGGLGMGFVSTVLTCDYISSGTGSFSTAFGAHTGIGTMPITLYGTEEQKQKYVPKLATGEWFGAYCLTEPGAGSDANSGKTTAELSADGKSYKINGQKMWISNAGFCSLMIVFARIEDDKNITGFIVEYDKDNPNGITLGEEEHKLGIRASSTRQVFFSDCVVPAENMLAGRGEGFKIAMNALNVGRIKLAAACLDSQRRILSIAVSYANERKQFKTPIADFGAIKTKLAEMASSAYAGESATYRAAKNIEDRIAIREASGNSHQEAELKGVEEYAIECSILKVAVSEDVQNCADEGIQIFGGMGFSEETPMESAWRDARIARIYEGTNEINRMLSVGMLVKKAMKGHLDLLGPAQAVQEELVGIPSFETPDYSELFSEEKEMIKKLKKTFLMVAGGAVQKYGPQLEDHQQLLIAAADILIEIYMAESAILRTEKNAKRFGEDTQSAQIAMAKLYLYHAVDIVEEKGKESIISFAEGDEQRMMLMGLKRFTKYQNYPDIVDLRIEIAEKVKAESKYCF; encoded by the coding sequence ATGGAAGCAACTGAAAACAACATCTTACGTGGAGGACAATTCTTAGTAAAAGAAACAAAATGCGAAGACGTATTTACTCCTGAAGATTTTTCGGAAGAACAAAAAATGATGAAGGATGCTGTAATGGAATTTAATGATCGTGAGATTATTCCACATAAACCTCGTTTTGAAGCTAAAGATTATGCCTTAACTGAAGACGTTATGCGTAAAGCTGGAGAACTTGGTTTTCTAGGTGTAGCTGTTCCTGAAGCTTATGGTGGACTAGGAATGGGATTTGTTTCAACAGTTTTAACATGTGATTATATTTCATCTGGAACGGGTTCTTTTAGTACAGCATTTGGTGCGCATACTGGAATTGGAACAATGCCAATTACACTTTATGGTACCGAAGAACAAAAACAAAAATACGTTCCTAAATTAGCTACAGGTGAATGGTTTGGAGCATATTGTTTAACTGAACCTGGAGCAGGATCTGATGCCAATTCTGGTAAAACAACTGCAGAACTTTCAGCTGATGGAAAATCGTATAAAATTAACGGACAAAAAATGTGGATCTCAAATGCAGGTTTCTGTAGCTTGATGATCGTTTTTGCTCGTATTGAAGACGATAAAAACATTACTGGATTCATTGTAGAATATGACAAAGATAATCCTAACGGAATTACTTTAGGTGAAGAAGAACACAAATTAGGTATTCGTGCAAGTTCAACGCGTCAAGTGTTCTTTAGTGATTGTGTTGTTCCTGCTGAAAACATGCTAGCTGGTCGTGGTGAAGGTTTCAAAATTGCCATGAATGCGCTTAATGTTGGTCGTATTAAATTGGCTGCTGCTTGTTTAGATTCTCAAAGACGTATTTTATCAATTGCGGTAAGCTATGCTAACGAGCGTAAACAATTTAAAACACCTATTGCAGATTTTGGAGCGATTAAAACTAAATTAGCCGAAATGGCTAGTAGTGCTTATGCTGGTGAATCTGCAACCTATAGAGCTGCAAAAAATATTGAAGATCGCATCGCAATTCGTGAGGCTTCTGGTAATTCTCACCAAGAGGCTGAACTTAAAGGTGTTGAAGAATATGCAATAGAATGTTCAATCTTAAAAGTTGCGGTATCTGAAGATGTACAAAACTGTGCTGATGAAGGTATCCAAATTTTTGGTGGTATGGGATTCTCTGAAGAAACTCCAATGGAATCTGCCTGGAGAGATGCTCGTATTGCTCGTATTTATGAAGGTACTAATGAAATTAACAGAATGTTATCTGTTGGTATGTTAGTAAAAAAAGCTATGAAAGGGCATTTAGATTTATTAGGCCCTGCTCAAGCTGTACAAGAAGAGCTTGTAGGAATTCCTTCTTTTGAAACACCAGATTATTCTGAATTATTTTCAGAAGAAAAAGAAATGATTAAGAAACTAAAAAAGACCTTCTTAATGGTAGCTGGTGGAGCTGTTCAAAAATATGGACCACAATTAGAAGATCATCAACAATTATTAATTGCCGCTGCAGATATTTTAATTGAAATATATATGGCTGAGTCTGCAATTTTAAGAACCGAAAAGAATGCCAAACGTTTTGGTGAAGATACACAATCTGCTCAAATAGCTATGGCGAAACTATATTTATATCACGCGGTAGATATCGTAGAAGAAAAAGGAAAAGAAAGTATTATTTCTTTTGCTGAAGGTGATGAACAACGTATGATGTTAATGGGACTCAAACGCTTTACCAAATATCAAAATTATCCAGACATCGTCGATTTACGTATTGAAATTGCTGAAAAAGTAAAAGCAGAAAGCAAGTACTGCTTCTAA
- a CDS encoding RrF2 family transcriptional regulator, translating to MFSKACEYGIKASIFIAINSYENKRVSPKEISEEIDSPKAFTAKILQALVKHDVINSVQGAYGGFEIEKEKISTIKLAQIVNAIDGDSIYRGCGLGLHICDDKHPCPVHDKFKIVRSELKNMLENTNLEQLALDIKSGTSFLKIKGD from the coding sequence ATGTTTTCCAAAGCTTGTGAATATGGCATCAAAGCATCTATTTTTATTGCGATTAATTCGTATGAAAATAAACGCGTAAGCCCGAAGGAAATCTCTGAAGAAATAGATTCTCCTAAAGCGTTTACTGCTAAAATTTTACAAGCCTTAGTAAAGCATGATGTTATAAATTCTGTACAAGGTGCATATGGTGGGTTTGAAATTGAGAAAGAAAAAATTTCTACTATAAAGCTCGCTCAAATTGTTAATGCTATCGATGGTGACAGTATTTATAGAGGTTGTGGTTTGGGATTACATATTTGTGATGACAAACATCCTTGTCCTGTTCATGATAAATTTAAAATCGTACGTTCAGAATTAAAAAACATGTTGGAAAACACCAATTTAGAACAACTAGCATTGGACATCAAATCTGGAACATCATTTTTAAAAATTAAAGGAGACTAA
- a CDS encoding YdeI/OmpD-associated family protein, producing MEYYFKTDTEWRNWLKENYNSSNGIQLIFYKVDHENQSMRWEEAVRVALCYGWIDSTVKSLGNGKRKQYFCERNEKSVWSALNKKHIKELTTSGLMHESGLEKIKIGKQNGSWSALDDVEKGIIPIALKQAFDINPKAFDNFNNFAPSYKKGYLYWLNQAKRDATREKRIIEIIKLCNSNIKMR from the coding sequence ATGGAATACTATTTTAAAACCGACACAGAATGGAGGAATTGGCTTAAAGAAAATTATAATTCTTCTAATGGCATTCAATTAATTTTTTATAAAGTAGATCACGAAAATCAATCGATGCGTTGGGAAGAAGCCGTAAGAGTTGCTTTATGTTATGGTTGGATTGATTCTACTGTTAAAAGTTTAGGTAATGGGAAGCGCAAACAATACTTCTGTGAAAGAAATGAAAAAAGTGTTTGGAGTGCTTTGAATAAAAAACACATAAAAGAACTTACAACTTCAGGATTGATGCATGAAAGTGGTTTAGAGAAAATTAAAATTGGTAAACAAAATGGAAGTTGGTCAGCTCTAGATGATGTTGAAAAAGGCATTATTCCAATAGCACTGAAACAAGCCTTTGATATAAACCCTAAAGCTTTTGATAACTTCAACAATTTCGCGCCTTCTTACAAAAAAGGATATTTATATTGGCTAAATCAAGCAAAACGTGACGCTACTCGCGAAAAACGAATAATTGAGATAATTAAATTATGTAACTCAAATATTAAAATGAGATAG